A single window of Doryrhamphus excisus isolate RoL2022-K1 chromosome 5, RoL_Dexc_1.0, whole genome shotgun sequence DNA harbors:
- the tnfaip8l1 gene encoding tumor necrosis factor alpha-induced protein 8-like protein 1 isoform X2, translated as MDSFSTKSLALQAQKKLMSKMATKSMASLFIDDTSSEVLDELYRVTKEYTRNRKESQKIIKNLIKMVVKLGVLYRNNQFSSEELILVENFRKKVHTLAMTAVSFHQIDFTFDRRVMSALLNDCRELLHQAIKRHLTAKSHSRVNHVFNHFADCDFLATLYGPAEVYRGHLQRICNGVNKMLDEGNL; from the exons ATGGACTCGTTCAGCACCAAGAGCTTAGCGCTGCAGGCGCAGAAGAAGCTGATGAGCAAGATGGCCACCAAGAGCATGGCCAGCCTTTTCATCGACGACACCAGCAGCGAAGTGCTGGACGAGCTGTACCGGGTCACCAAGGAGTACACCCGCAACCGCAAAGAGTCGCAGAAGATCATCAAGAACCTCATAAAGATGGTGGTGAAGCTGGGGGTGCTCTACAGGAACAACCAGTTCAGCAGCGAGGAGCTGATCCTGGTGGAGAACTTCAG GAAGAAGGTCCACACTCTGGCCATGACGGCGGTCAGCTTCCACCAGATCGACTTCACCTTTGACCGCCGCGTGATGAGCGCCCTGTTGAACGACTGCCGGGAGCTCCTGCACCAAGCCATCAAACGCCACCTGACGGCCAAGAGCCACTCGCGTGTCAACCACGTCTTCAATCACTTCGCCGACTGCGACTTCCTAGCCACTCTCTACGGGCCCGCCGAGGTGTATCGCGGCCACTTGCAGAGGATCTGCAACGGCGTCAACAAGATGCTCGACGAGGGTAACCTCTGA